One window from the genome of Neospora caninum Liverpool complete genome, chromosome VI encodes:
- a CDS encoding putative fatty acyl-CoA desaturase: METGQFRDLGRLLEDESSRGVGTPHGFVPPDSASRHGDPHRVDAQDLTTFAPVNADCLGEDIARPDENEVPERAAERPETVDPVESPLPGAPIPNVYAAKTISGGVAHDDMLGHRRQNVLNDEQVATTRGLFKELDVEAKGLLDPNQIGTLLNTLGYQLSEEELQQAMDDYDVEYEDGLNEDNLVQLVEEVEASTVQKRKLFEAFALMDVDSSGIIDIARLQALLCGTEGGGAEDVPDPLSEAEFAYFMLEARAMKDGRFDYRRFVNDLLFSKAPIEPVGGKKKGKGKRKKKRPEWNLNLSPCVFARLAGGAVARPPDTAPAEQHTLFTEAAALWVRGVLLRILNGHPEQTAWLNLAYWESPQRSTQVAAFCSRYLWAGAVVYMATWVLVSLLFKSTKPAKHDQQRRAAEDKCGERRSPPRPPSAVLMVWNAIVGFVAFLAIAALVEDDSSMFLSPLFRLPTSYRPVARAVVSLVAPVTFTFFFADTLLCLVLEGAGRTTFTHFVGHLYLPLFLNFCVGTGLPAVHTLALLHLAGVAFGRTLDVASTAAFFASLSLSRREESLSAPKGGSGSGEGRAEDPSHTQKDETKHASEETGGPKTGDASSADLKTLDSDAEGGFGRATLIRCHRLLEVVQPWVTAAVCLCALYDPTTSLLPGAASMWTACKWGVGMEILLSYYSLSVYLSHYHQELRAFMFAFLMYFHVFAFVGILLLLSHPSAWRLFFEVTGFYMVGGLGITCGAHRLWAHRAYKAALPWRIAMLILNSFANQGSIYHWSRDHRVHHKNSDSVGDPYNATKGFFYCHMGWLLYKKPAEVSIAGRDIDCSDLLEDPCVLLQKKLDPWWNQFFCFVLPGLYGYYVYNSFWLGFFAHGALRWCMTLHATWTVNSVAHFWGDRPYAPQTRPSESIFTAFVAVGEGWHNWHHMYPYDYAAAEGGVFENYNPSKLVIDTGALFGLVWNRRRATTAWQRAREKRDELMRQEEEKLLQRSGADKQIIYMESIKQMFPARVYRVHTFANLAVLLRDVLLVAGLSFVAYRFLGVAALLELLAAPSPSPLLRAAQFTLLVGLSVAFAAATGTLWFALFVHATEAANGKFSSSPLLNHAVAACIQAALLVPYKPRRAGEPFEAPAIRQVRKQDEICRKEGKHALPAPVPALSPLTFRPCLFDSCFRFAHLAGANCWQTSFFTCIGVFAALAWLAGSQGYLSEVLIFYVGPYLVCNAWMAYYYGLLEGGGPHDVTNEENNVNFKIAAPSALRWMRDVSDERRRTRKAHRGGLLWKWIDHLHHELPKKHLIQALTYDVSRQGLGEASRILRQRLATAPEFSTESDAELETEATRASGLEEEILLAQGDEGQLKSGDAKRKTSVLAPNEELKRREAAAALRACGC, translated from the exons ATGGAAACCGGTCAGTTTCGAGACCTTGGTCGCCTCTTAGAGGATGAGTCCTCTCGAGGTGTCGGCACTCCGCATGGCTTTGTTCCACCGGATTCCGCAAGTCGTCATGGAGACCCTCACCGGGTTGACGCACAGGATCTGACCACCTTCGCACCCGTCAATGCTGACTGTCTCGGCGAAGACATCGCCCGACCGGACGAAAACGAGGTTCCGGAAAGAGCCGCAGAGCGGCCTGAAACGGTTGATCCAGTCGAGTCACCATTGCCAGGAGCTCCCATTCCAAATGTATACGCAGCGAAAACGATAAGCGGTGGGGTAGCCCACGATGACATGCTCGGccacaggagacaaaacgtcCTGAATGACGAGCAG GTGGCCACTACGCGTGGTCTCTTCAAGGAGCTCGATGTAGAAGCCAAAGGACTCCTCGACCCCAACCAAATTGGTACTCTACTTAATACACTCGG GTACCAATTGTCAGAGGAAGAGCTGCAACAAGCAATGGATGACTATGACGTTGAATATGAAGACGGTCTTAATGAAGACAACCTCGTTCAGCTCGTCGAG GAGGTGGAGGCTAGTACAgtgcagaaaagaaaacttTTTGAGGCCTTTGCTTTAATGGACGTGGACAGTAGCGGCATCATAGATATAGCCCGGCTACAGGCGTTGCTGTGCGGGACAGAGGGGGGAGGAGCAGAGGATGTACCGGATCCCCTATCTGAGGCCGAGTTCGCCTACTTCATGCTTGAGGCACGAGCCATGAAAGATGGCAGATTTGACTACAGGAGATTTGTCAACGACCTTCTTTTTTCCAAAGCTCCAATTGAACCTGTCGGAggcaagaaaaaaggcaaagggaagaggaagaaaaa GCGGCCGGAGTGGAATTTGAATCTTTCCCCTTGTGTGTTTGCCAGGCTAGCCGGAGGCGCAGTAGCCCGCCCGCCTGACACTGCGCCTGCGGAACAACACACgc TCTTCACAGAGGCTGCCGCCCTCTGGGTGCGGGGTGTGCTCCTCAGAATCCTGAACGGCCATCCAGAGCAGACCGCCTGGCTAAATCTCGCTTACTGGGAGAGTCCCCAGCGCAGCACGCAGGTGGCGGCGTTCTGCTCGCGCTATCTCTGGGCAGGCGCTGTCGTCTACATGGCAACGTGGgtccttgtttctcttctcttcaaaTCCACGAAACCGGCGAAGCATGACCAACAGAGACGCGCTGCTGAGGACAAATGTGGCGAGAGACGCTCCCCGCCCAGGCCGCCCTCTGCGGTCCTCATGGTGTGGAATGCCATCGTCGGCTTCGTTGCGTTCCTTGCCATCGCCGCTCTC GTCGAAGACGACTCGTCCATGTTTCTGTCGCCGCTCTTTCGCCTGCCGACCAGTTACCGGCCTGTGGCCCGGGCGGTGGTGTCTCTTGTTGCCCCAGTCACtttcactttcttcttcgccgacactcttctctgcctcgttttAGAGGGCGCTGGCCGCACCACGTTCACACACTTTGTCGGCCATCTGTatctgcctcttttcctAAACTTCTGCGTGGGAACGGGCCTTCCGGCGGTCCACACGCTCGcccttctccatctcgccggcgtcgccttcgggCGCACACTCGACGTCGCCTCAACAgcagccttcttcgcgtccctgtccctctcgcgccgagaggagagtctctctgctccaAAGGGCGGCTCGGGCTCGGGGGAAGGCCGCGCTGAAGATCCCAGCCACacgcagaaagacgaaacaAAGCACGCAAGTGAAGAAACGGGAGGCCCAAAGACGGGAGATGCCTCCAGCGCGGACCTAAAGACACTCGACTCCGACGC GGAGGGCGGTTTTGGCCGGGCGACTCTGATTCGGTGCCATCGCCTCCTGGAGGTTGTGCAGCCGTGGGTCACTGCTgccgtctgcctctgtgCGTTGTACGACCCGACGAcgagtcttcttcctggaGCCGCTTCGATGTGGACGGCCTGCAAATG GGGTGTGGGCATGGAGATTCTGCTCTCCTACTACTCTCTGAGCGTGTATTTGAGTCACTACCACCAGGAGCTCCGGGCCTTCATGTTCGCCTTCTTGATGTATTTCcacgtcttcgccttcgtggGCATTCTGTTGCTTCTGAGTCACCCGTCGGCTTGgcggctcttcttcgag GTAACAGGGTTCTACATGGTCGGGGGTCTGGGCATCACTTGCGGCGCACACCGTCTCTGGGCGCATCGAGCGTACAAGGCAGCTTTGCCGTGGCGAATTGCCATGTTGATTCTCAACTCCTTCGCCAATCAAGGCTCCATCTATCACTGG TCCCGTGATCACCGGGTCCACCACAAGAATTCAGACTCAGTAGGCGATCCGTACAACGCGACCAAGGGGTTTTTCTACTGCCACATGGGCTGGCTGCTGTACAAGAAGCCTGCAGAAGTCTCCATTGCGG GAAGAGACATTGACTGCAGCGACTTGCTGGAGGATCCCTGTGTCCTCCTGCAAAAGAAACTCGACCCTTGGTGGAACcagtttttctgtttcgtccTCCCCGGGCTCTACGGCTACTACGTGTACAACAGCTTCTGGCTTGGCTTCTTCGCTCACG GAGCGCTGCGCTGGTGCATGACGTTGCATGCAACCTGGACTGTGAACAGCGTGGCGCACTTTTGGGGCGACCGACCGTATGCGCCGCAGACACGCCCGAGTGAATCAATTTTCactgccttcgtcgccgtcggcgagGGCTGGCATAACTGGCATCACATGTACCCCTACGATTACGCCGCTGCAGAAGGCGGCGTGTTCGAGAACTACAACCCGTCGAAACTG GTGATTGATACGGGCGCTCTGTTCGGGCTCGTGTGGAACCGCCGCCGCGCGACAACGGCGTggcagagggcgagagaaaagcgcgacGAGCTGATgagacaggaggaggaaaagcTGTTGCAACGTTCTGGAGCGGACAAGCAAATCATCTACATGGAGTCGATTAAGCAAATGTTTCCCGCGCGTGTGTATCGCGTCCACACTTTCGCCAACCTC GCGGTGCTCCTCCGAGacgtccttctcgtcgcggGCCTCTCGTTTGTCGCCTAccgcttcctcggcgtcgcggcgcttctcgagcTCCTCGCAgctccgtcgccctcgcccctgCTCCGAGCTGCGCAGTTCACGCTGCTGGTGGGGCTTTCTGTGGCCTTTGCAGCCGCCACAGGGACGCTCTggttcgctctctttgtGCACGCGACCGAGGCTGCCAATGGCAAattctcctcctcgcctctgctcaACCACGCAGTCGCGGCTTGCATTCAGGCTGCCCTGCTCGTCCCGTACAAACCCAGACGCGCGGGCGAACCCTTCGAAGCTCCGGCTATCAGGCAAGTCCGGAAGCAAGACGAAATATGccggaaggaagggaagca TGCGCTTCCGGCTCCTGTCCCCGCTCTGTCCCCCCTCACCTTCAGACCCTGTCTCTTCGACAGTtgcttccgcttcgcccACCTGGCAGGAGCGAACTGCTGGCAAACGAGCTTCTTCACATGCATCGGAGTGTTCGCCGCGCTGGCCTGGCTAGCGGGATCCCAAGGCTACCTCAGCGAGGTCCTAATCTTCTACGTCGGTCCGTACCTTGTTTGCAACGCGTGGATGGCGTACTACTACGGCCTTCTCGAAGGCGGAGGCCCCC ACGATGTGACCAATGAAGAGAACAACGTGAATTTCAAAAttgcggcgccttcggctcTCCGATGGATGCGCGATGTCAGTGACGAGCGTCGGCGAACGCGGAAAGCCCATCGCGGAGGTCTCCTGTGGAAGTGGATTGACCATCTCCACCACGAACTTCCCAAGAAACACCTGATCCAAGCTCTCACATACGA TGTTTCTCGTCAAGGGTTGGGTGAAGCGTCGCGCATCCTTCGTCAGCGCCTGGCAACAGCCCCCGAGTTTTCGACAGAATCGGATGCAGAGctcgagacggaggcgacgcgcgcttCAGGACTGGAGGAAGAGATCCTCTTGGCGCAGGGCGATGAAGGCCAGCTgaaaagtggagacgcgaagcggaaAACCTCAGTGTTGGCCCCCAACGAAGAGctgaagagacgcgaagcagcggcggcgcttcgcgcATGTGGCTGTTAA